A genomic segment from Halomonas sp. TA22 encodes:
- a CDS encoding peptidoglycan DD-metalloendopeptidase family protein, with the protein MRKALLASAVALVMVGCTSQPQSPSQVQVRDLTFSREQAAANAYTVEPGDTLYGIAWRHDMDFRDLAQLNNIGPPYRLSPGQQLRLSSGGAAQPAPAASQPRGAQVVGAIDVDQSSGNLDWLEPDQSAIERNRRLTAERLEASGTDQQALATASQVGGSSADEAGPGPIFNYESPGADGSLSDRDRVERETRERQAASQAQLSEQAVASSQAAGAASQEDGRDAPTQAESQPGASEAPAQTQSPDAGTAVAGQAERPASDRSQRSYTPVAEVPWQWPSDGQLVGRFGEGSSITAGIDIGGQKGQPVRAAGPGIVVYAGSGVRGYGNLILLKHNDQYLSAYAHNDSLNVAENDVVETGEVIATMGDTDADNVKLHFEIRRDGQPQDPLDYLPSR; encoded by the coding sequence ATGCGTAAGGCCCTTTTGGCATCCGCCGTGGCGCTGGTCATGGTGGGTTGTACCTCTCAACCCCAGTCACCTTCGCAAGTTCAGGTGCGCGACCTGACATTCAGCCGCGAGCAGGCTGCGGCGAACGCCTATACGGTCGAGCCCGGCGATACCCTCTATGGCATTGCCTGGCGCCACGACATGGACTTTCGCGACCTGGCCCAGCTCAACAACATCGGGCCCCCTTACCGGCTGAGCCCCGGCCAACAGCTGCGCCTCTCCTCCGGCGGCGCGGCACAGCCCGCACCAGCCGCGAGCCAGCCGCGCGGCGCTCAGGTGGTCGGTGCAATCGATGTCGATCAGAGTAGCGGCAATCTGGATTGGCTGGAGCCCGATCAGAGCGCCATCGAGCGCAACCGGCGCCTGACGGCCGAGCGGCTGGAAGCATCCGGCACCGACCAGCAGGCACTGGCGACTGCTTCGCAGGTCGGTGGGTCGAGCGCGGACGAAGCGGGCCCGGGCCCGATCTTCAACTACGAGAGCCCGGGCGCGGACGGCTCGCTGAGTGACCGTGACCGGGTCGAGCGTGAGACGCGCGAACGCCAGGCAGCAAGCCAGGCACAGCTCTCCGAGCAAGCGGTGGCGTCAAGCCAGGCTGCTGGTGCGGCGAGCCAGGAGGACGGTCGCGATGCCCCGACCCAAGCCGAATCGCAGCCGGGCGCGAGTGAGGCGCCCGCTCAGACTCAGTCGCCCGATGCCGGTACTGCCGTGGCGGGACAGGCCGAACGTCCGGCCAGCGACCGCTCCCAGCGCAGCTACACACCAGTTGCCGAGGTGCCCTGGCAGTGGCCGTCGGATGGTCAATTGGTCGGGCGTTTCGGCGAGGGGTCAAGCATTACTGCCGGCATTGATATCGGCGGTCAAAAGGGGCAACCTGTGAGAGCGGCGGGGCCAGGTATCGTCGTTTATGCCGGCAGTGGCGTGCGCGGTTACGGCAACCTGATTCTGCTCAAGCACAACGATCAGTATCTGAGTGCCTACGCGCACAACGACAGCCTTAACGTCGCCGAGAACGATGTCGTCGAAACGGGTGAAGTGATCGCCACGATGGGCGATACCGACGCCGACAACGTCAAGTTGCACTTTGAGATTCGCCGGGATGGTCAGCCCCAGGACCCTCTGGACTATCTGCCATCGCGCTAG
- the alr gene encoding alanine racemase, producing the protein MARPLIAEIDLDALRHNYRLACELAPNSRSVAVIKADAYGHGALACARALEPLAPAFAVACIEEAETLRAGGIQAPILLLEGFFDASELERIEALRLWSAVHSDWQVEALLDYHPAQPIPTWLKVDSGMHRLGFPPERAEAVWERLKLAPACVTDLHLMSHFATADALASDYFSQQVTLLETLAARLAAPTCLANSPATLAWPQTHGAWNRPGVMLYGSDPLEASNDASRTLKPVMTLRSEIIAVRELPAGQPVGYGGRWTTPRPSRIGVVACGYGDGYDRHAVDGTPVLVEGQRCPLAGKVSMDMMTVDITELPQATIGSEVVLWGTSSHGETLLVDEVARHCATISYTLLTGVLPRVPRRYHSG; encoded by the coding sequence ATGGCCCGCCCGTTGATCGCCGAGATCGATCTCGACGCCTTGCGTCACAACTACCGCCTGGCTTGCGAGCTAGCCCCCAATAGCCGCTCGGTGGCGGTAATCAAGGCTGATGCCTATGGGCACGGTGCATTGGCCTGCGCTCGCGCCCTAGAGCCGCTGGCGCCGGCCTTCGCCGTCGCCTGTATCGAGGAGGCCGAAACCCTGCGTGCCGGAGGCATCCAGGCACCGATCCTCCTGCTCGAGGGATTTTTCGACGCAAGTGAGCTTGAGCGTATCGAGGCGTTGAGGCTATGGAGTGCCGTTCACAGTGATTGGCAGGTCGAGGCGCTGCTCGACTATCACCCCGCCCAGCCCATTCCGACTTGGCTCAAGGTCGATTCCGGCATGCACCGCCTGGGCTTTCCGCCCGAGCGGGCCGAGGCGGTCTGGGAGCGGCTCAAGCTGGCGCCTGCGTGCGTCACCGATCTGCATCTGATGAGCCATTTCGCCACTGCCGATGCGCTGGCATCAGACTATTTTTCGCAGCAGGTGACCCTGCTCGAGACGCTGGCGGCAAGGCTCGCTGCTCCCACCTGTCTTGCCAACTCGCCGGCCACCCTGGCCTGGCCGCAGACCCATGGCGCATGGAACCGCCCCGGCGTGATGCTCTACGGCAGCGATCCGCTCGAAGCGAGCAACGACGCCAGCCGGACGCTGAAACCGGTGATGACGCTACGCTCGGAGATCATCGCCGTGCGTGAACTCCCCGCCGGGCAGCCCGTCGGTTACGGCGGCCGCTGGACGACACCGCGCCCCTCGCGCATCGGCGTGGTCGCCTGTGGCTATGGTGACGGCTATGACCGTCATGCCGTGGACGGCACGCCAGTGCTGGTGGAGGGGCAGCGCTGCCCCCTGGCCGGCAAGGTGTCGATGGACATGATGACGGTGGACATTACCGAGCTGCCCCAGGCGACGATCGGCAGCGAGGTGGTGTTGTGGGGTACCTCGTCCCATGGCGAGACGCTTTTGGTGGATGAGGTGGCCCGCCATTGCGCGACCATCAGCTATACCCTGCTGACCGGGGTGCTGCCGCGGGTGCCAAGGCGTTATCATAGCGGCTGA
- a CDS encoding ABC transporter permease translates to MNIYRAGWLAKLMALITMLFLMLPLAAVVPVSFTGKRYLSMPEGDWSLRHYVSLLNSSEWLGSIMQSAVVAVCAGLLATLLSTAFVIAIWYRSTAWTRWLIGLCMLPLIVPPVVSAMVLYFMTTNVTRVAPGLGYDSLPGVILAHTLLIVPFGVINMLVAISRIDRRIELAARNLGASLWQTTWQVILPNLRLAMLTTFLLCFVLSWEEIAVTLFITSWEVVTLPRQIWSGLRDNVDPVVAAISTLLIGAALLLLLARMAIQHWRDSRR, encoded by the coding sequence ATGAACATTTACCGTGCAGGCTGGCTGGCCAAGCTAATGGCACTCATTACCATGCTTTTCCTGATGCTGCCCCTGGCCGCTGTGGTACCGGTCTCCTTTACCGGTAAGCGCTACCTGTCGATGCCCGAAGGCGACTGGTCGCTACGCCATTACGTGTCACTACTGAACTCATCCGAGTGGCTCGGCAGCATCATGCAGAGCGCGGTAGTGGCGGTTTGCGCCGGGCTGTTGGCTACGCTGTTATCCACCGCCTTCGTTATCGCCATCTGGTATCGCAGCACTGCCTGGACGCGTTGGCTGATCGGACTATGCATGCTACCGCTGATCGTGCCGCCCGTGGTTTCAGCGATGGTTCTCTACTTCATGACCACCAACGTGACCCGTGTCGCTCCTGGGCTCGGTTACGACTCGCTGCCTGGGGTGATTCTGGCGCATACACTGCTGATCGTGCCATTCGGCGTCATTAACATGCTGGTGGCCATCAGCCGTATCGACCGCCGTATCGAACTTGCGGCGCGCAATCTCGGAGCCAGTCTGTGGCAGACCACCTGGCAGGTGATTTTGCCCAATCTGCGCCTGGCGATGCTGACCACGTTTCTACTCTGTTTCGTTCTCTCCTGGGAGGAGATTGCGGTCACGCTGTTCATCACCAGTTGGGAAGTCGTCACTCTGCCGCGTCAGATATGGAGCGGCCTACGCGATAACGTCGATCCGGTGGTGGCCGCCATCTCCACGCTGCTGATTGGGGCTGCTCTACTGCTGTTGCTGGCACGCATGGCGATCCAACATTGGCGCGATTCGCGCCGGTAG
- the lpxL gene encoding LpxL/LpxP family Kdo(2)-lipid IV(A) lauroyl/palmitoleoyl acyltransferase — protein MAKAKRSPRREESDGSFAHPRYWIAWLAIGLMRIGAWLPWRMKLAAGKGIGLLVWRFVKRRRRITSTNLRLCFPELSEAQHEALVRKTFIANGIGILETATAWCRDPEHLRHRVIFKGQEHMARVQAQGKGALVIGVHFSTLDLGGALHSLFFPADVVYRPHNNALFERFMTRARRRIFGQAIDRRDLRGVVRRIKAGHNVWYSPDQDFGRDVSVFAPFFGIQTASIKLTAKIARMTGAPVMPFMFHRNPDNRTYTLEYLPPLENYPSGDEEADAAKVNAFIEAAIRKHPEQYLWLHRRFKTRPEGEPDLYQLDR, from the coding sequence ATGGCTAAGGCAAAACGCTCGCCCCGTAGAGAAGAGAGCGACGGCTCCTTCGCACACCCCCGTTACTGGATAGCCTGGCTCGCCATTGGCTTGATGCGCATTGGCGCCTGGTTGCCATGGCGCATGAAACTGGCGGCGGGCAAGGGCATCGGTCTACTGGTGTGGCGCTTCGTCAAACGTCGCCGTCGTATCACCTCCACCAATCTCAGGCTCTGCTTCCCCGAGCTGAGCGAGGCGCAGCACGAGGCGCTGGTTCGAAAGACCTTTATCGCCAATGGCATCGGCATCCTCGAAACCGCGACAGCATGGTGCCGCGATCCCGAGCACCTTCGTCATCGAGTGATCTTCAAGGGGCAGGAGCACATGGCGCGTGTGCAGGCGCAAGGGAAGGGGGCGCTGGTGATTGGCGTGCACTTCTCCACTCTGGACTTGGGCGGCGCGCTGCACTCGCTCTTTTTCCCCGCCGACGTGGTCTACCGTCCTCACAACAACGCCCTGTTCGAGCGCTTCATGACCCGCGCCCGGCGACGCATCTTCGGTCAGGCCATCGACAGGCGCGATCTGCGTGGCGTCGTGAGACGCATCAAGGCGGGGCATAACGTCTGGTACTCCCCGGATCAGGATTTCGGACGTGATGTCAGCGTCTTCGCCCCCTTCTTCGGCATCCAGACCGCCTCGATCAAGCTGACCGCCAAGATCGCCCGCATGACCGGGGCGCCAGTCATGCCCTTCATGTTCCACCGCAACCCCGACAATCGCACCTATACTCTGGAGTACCTGCCCCCACTCGAGAACTACCCCAGTGGTGACGAGGAAGCCGATGCGGCCAAGGTCAACGCCTTCATCGAAGCGGCCATCCGCAAGCATCCCGAACAGTATCTATGGCTGCATCGGCGCTTCAAGACACGTCCGGAAGGCGAGCCGGATCTCTACCAACTGGATAGATGA
- a CDS encoding ABC transporter permease: MVKISERWQYRLLLWPLPALLLLCYVLPFAGIAAWSVTLPEPGVANYARLFTDSAIHGVLWRTLYLCATVGILALLLAFLMAYCWLYSSPGWQRWVELCVFLPFWISVLVRTFGWLIALRSNGLVNGWLEGLGLIDSPLTLTRNSLGVVIAMVHFMVPFAFFPLVSSMRQIDDRVLLAARGLGASRLRVFVSVFLPQTLPGLLGAFIMVFVFCLGFFVIPAILGGGQTVMAAEYVFLQMFQTYNWGIGAALCMLMLVMVSGLVWLLLRFSRLERLVG; the protein is encoded by the coding sequence ATGGTGAAAATTTCCGAACGCTGGCAGTACCGGCTGCTGCTCTGGCCGCTGCCGGCCTTGCTGCTGCTGTGCTACGTTCTGCCGTTCGCCGGCATTGCCGCCTGGAGCGTCACCCTACCGGAACCGGGGGTGGCCAATTACGCGCGGTTATTCACCGACAGCGCCATCCACGGCGTGCTGTGGCGCACGCTCTATCTATGCGCCACGGTCGGCATACTCGCCCTGCTGCTCGCCTTCCTGATGGCCTACTGCTGGCTCTACAGCTCCCCCGGCTGGCAACGCTGGGTCGAGCTGTGCGTGTTCCTGCCATTCTGGATCTCGGTGCTGGTACGCACCTTTGGCTGGCTGATCGCACTGCGCAGTAACGGCCTGGTCAATGGCTGGCTGGAAGGACTGGGACTGATCGACTCGCCGCTCACGCTGACACGCAATTCGCTCGGAGTGGTGATTGCCATGGTCCACTTCATGGTGCCCTTCGCCTTCTTCCCGCTGGTGTCGTCAATGCGCCAGATCGACGATCGAGTACTGCTCGCCGCCCGCGGGCTGGGCGCGTCGAGGTTGCGGGTATTCGTCTCGGTATTCCTGCCCCAGACCCTGCCTGGCCTGCTCGGTGCCTTCATTATGGTATTCGTGTTCTGCCTGGGCTTCTTCGTCATTCCCGCCATCCTGGGGGGTGGCCAGACGGTGATGGCGGCCGAATACGTCTTTCTGCAGATGTTCCAGACCTACAATTGGGGCATCGGCGCCGCCCTGTGCATGCTGATGCTGGTTATGGTGTCGGGCCTAGTGTGGCTGTTATTGCGCTTTTCCCGCCTCGAGCGCCTGGTCGGCTGA
- a CDS encoding ABC transporter ATP-binding protein: MTSFLSPLSEPSVSTGPATGDVQLSVQGIQQRYGSFLALDDIFIDIRRGEFLTLLGPSGSGKTTLLMILAGFATPSAGRIKEYGQDITLRPAEKRNYGMVFQGYALFPHMSVADNIAFPLRIRGMSRATRRQRVAKMLDTVGLSEHAHKKPSALSGGQQQRVALARALVFEPEILLLDEPFSALDKNLRGQLQEELKRIHREMGTTFVFVTHDQSEALALSSRIAIFKQGRLSQIDTPERLYTQPHDRFVAEFLGRMNQLPLVNVNRAGKRITGHFGDTRLTAFSERHFSHDSLLLGIRPEQLCVMTDETINSHEGYNGLRATLQERTYQGHSLDLKLALFDGTIFTTSVANTHPAADVPPGRSLWLQWRIEDGIVLEA; the protein is encoded by the coding sequence ATGACTAGCTTTCTCTCGCCGCTTTCCGAGCCCTCCGTTTCGACCGGCCCGGCCACTGGCGACGTGCAATTGAGCGTGCAGGGAATTCAGCAACGCTATGGCAGTTTTCTGGCGCTTGACGATATCTTCATCGATATCCGGCGCGGTGAATTCCTCACGCTGCTCGGTCCCTCGGGGTCTGGCAAGACCACCCTGCTGATGATTCTTGCCGGTTTCGCCACGCCCAGTGCCGGGCGTATCAAGGAATATGGGCAGGACATCACCCTACGTCCGGCCGAAAAACGCAACTACGGGATGGTCTTCCAAGGCTATGCGTTGTTTCCGCATATGAGCGTGGCCGACAACATCGCCTTCCCACTGCGCATTCGCGGGATGAGTCGCGCCACACGCCGCCAACGCGTGGCAAAAATGCTCGACACCGTAGGACTCAGCGAGCACGCCCATAAGAAGCCCAGCGCGCTCTCGGGCGGGCAGCAACAGCGGGTCGCCCTGGCCCGGGCCCTGGTCTTCGAACCAGAGATACTACTGCTCGATGAACCCTTTTCGGCGCTGGACAAGAACCTGCGCGGCCAGTTGCAGGAGGAGCTCAAGCGTATCCATCGCGAGATGGGCACTACCTTCGTATTCGTCACCCATGACCAGAGCGAGGCGCTGGCGCTCTCCTCGCGCATCGCCATTTTCAAGCAGGGGCGACTCTCTCAGATCGATACGCCGGAACGGCTCTATACCCAGCCGCACGACCGCTTCGTGGCCGAGTTTCTTGGACGAATGAATCAACTCCCTCTGGTCAACGTCAACCGCGCTGGAAAGCGGATCACCGGCCATTTCGGCGATACCCGCCTGACCGCCTTCAGCGAACGCCATTTCTCACACGATTCGCTTCTGCTCGGTATCCGTCCCGAGCAGCTATGCGTGATGACCGATGAGACCATCAACTCGCATGAGGGCTATAACGGGCTCCGTGCCACGCTGCAGGAGCGTACCTACCAAGGCCATAGCCTGGACCTGAAGCTCGCCTTATTTGATGGCACCATTTTCACTACCAGCGTGGCCAACACACACCCTGCGGCCGATGTGCCGCCTGGCCGTTCGCTCTGGCTCCAGTGGCGGATCGAGGACGGCATCGTGCTCGAGGCGTAA
- a CDS encoding class II aldolase/adducin family protein gives MTAPMNVYAPQGCSTQEWQARCELAALYRLIAHYRMTDLIDTHLTLRVPDAPNHFLINNYGVPFERMRASDLVRIDHQGQVVDSLNPRGLVNAAGFVIHSAIHEARPELDCVIHTHTAAGMAVAAQEEGLLPLTQHALKFHGKLAYHEYEGVALDIAERERLVADLGPYKAMILRNHGLLTAGESVAEAFMEIYFLERACQAQVQALAGGRPLHIPSEAVQRHTAAQFAAEGEREIVELAWQAALCLIKEQRSDYCS, from the coding sequence ATGACAGCACCGATGAATGTATACGCGCCCCAAGGGTGCAGCACTCAAGAATGGCAGGCGCGCTGCGAACTCGCGGCGCTCTATCGCCTGATCGCCCATTACCGTATGACCGACCTGATCGATACCCACCTGACTCTGCGTGTCCCCGATGCTCCGAATCACTTTCTGATCAACAATTACGGAGTGCCGTTCGAGCGCATGCGCGCCTCGGACCTGGTGCGCATCGACCATCAGGGCCAGGTGGTGGACAGCCTTAACCCCCGGGGGCTCGTGAATGCTGCCGGCTTCGTGATTCATTCGGCGATTCACGAAGCCCGGCCGGAACTCGACTGCGTGATACATACCCACACCGCAGCCGGTATGGCGGTCGCCGCCCAAGAGGAAGGGTTGCTGCCGCTGACACAGCACGCACTGAAGTTCCACGGTAAGCTCGCCTACCATGAGTACGAAGGTGTCGCGCTGGATATTGCCGAACGTGAGCGGCTGGTGGCCGATCTTGGCCCGTACAAGGCGATGATCCTGCGTAACCATGGCCTGCTGACTGCCGGAGAGAGCGTTGCCGAAGCGTTCATGGAGATCTACTTTCTGGAGCGCGCTTGTCAGGCGCAGGTCCAGGCGCTTGCCGGTGGCCGCCCGCTGCACATTCCTAGCGAAGCGGTTCAGCGCCATACCGCAGCACAGTTCGCCGCAGAAGGTGAGCGCGAAATCGTCGAGTTGGCCTGGCAAGCAGCACTGTGTTTGATCAAAGAGCAGCGCAGCGACTATTGTAGCTGA
- a CDS encoding DUF1328 domain-containing protein, giving the protein MLGNAMLFLIIAVIAAVLGFSGIAGAATTIAQILFVLFLVLFVVSLIRGRR; this is encoded by the coding sequence ATGCTTGGTAACGCCATGTTGTTCCTCATCATCGCCGTGATTGCCGCGGTGCTTGGCTTTAGCGGTATCGCCGGGGCGGCGACGACAATTGCACAGATCCTGTTCGTGCTCTTTCTTGTCTTGTTCGTGGTGTCGCTGATCCGCGGACGGCGATGA
- a CDS encoding ABC transporter substrate-binding protein produces MHQTHQQDCVELLVDKVRRGDVDRRSFLKAAGMLAALPLAMRSGISWAQDRPIVIVNWGGDAIDAYRQAWTESFTRETGIQVRIDGSGPTEGAIRAQIASGRPSWDVVDAEPFTSLTLGREGLMRPLDYSIIDRSKVNEDFATDYGVASYLYSYVIAWDKERFDETPRTWADFWNVERFPGKRTMYKWMNGVLEAALLADGVAMEDLYPLDIARAMDKLDELRPHILAYWGSGAESQQLFLDGEVSMGHIWNTRAIVLDRDTEGRIGWHYDNACVTPSSWAVLNDNPAGVESTMRFIEHALEPEGQVELLRLLGNGPSNPAASSMIPEELVKLNCGSEENLAKQFKLDIEWYADHYGSVLDQFLTRTGA; encoded by the coding sequence ATGCATCAGACCCATCAGCAGGACTGTGTCGAACTGCTCGTTGACAAGGTGCGTCGCGGGGACGTTGATCGGCGCAGTTTTCTCAAGGCGGCGGGCATGCTGGCGGCCCTGCCCTTGGCGATGCGCAGCGGCATCAGCTGGGCGCAGGATCGACCGATCGTGATCGTCAATTGGGGTGGCGACGCCATCGACGCCTATCGTCAGGCGTGGACCGAGAGCTTCACACGAGAAACCGGCATTCAGGTGCGCATCGACGGCAGCGGCCCGACCGAAGGGGCCATTCGCGCCCAGATCGCCTCGGGCCGGCCGAGCTGGGACGTGGTCGACGCCGAGCCGTTCACCTCACTGACCCTAGGCCGCGAGGGGCTGATGCGGCCGCTCGACTATTCGATCATCGACCGATCCAAGGTCAACGAGGATTTCGCCACCGACTACGGCGTGGCCAGTTACCTCTATAGTTACGTGATTGCCTGGGACAAGGAGCGCTTCGACGAAACGCCGCGCACCTGGGCGGACTTCTGGAATGTCGAGCGTTTCCCCGGCAAACGCACCATGTACAAATGGATGAATGGCGTGCTCGAAGCCGCGCTTCTGGCCGACGGCGTGGCGATGGAAGATCTCTATCCGCTCGACATCGCCCGCGCCATGGACAAGCTCGATGAACTGCGTCCGCATATCCTCGCCTATTGGGGGTCCGGCGCCGAAAGCCAACAGCTGTTCCTAGATGGTGAAGTCAGCATGGGCCATATCTGGAATACTCGGGCCATCGTACTCGATCGTGATACCGAAGGTCGCATCGGCTGGCACTACGACAACGCCTGCGTCACGCCCAGCAGTTGGGCGGTGCTGAACGACAACCCGGCAGGCGTCGAGTCCACCATGCGCTTCATCGAACATGCACTGGAGCCGGAAGGCCAGGTAGAGCTGCTCAGACTGCTCGGTAACGGCCCCTCGAATCCTGCCGCCTCGTCAATGATTCCCGAAGAGCTGGTCAAGCTGAACTGCGGTTCGGAAGAGAACCTGGCCAAACAGTTCAAGCTCGACATCGAGTGGTATGCCGACCACTACGGCAGTGTGCTGGATCAGTTCCTGACCCGTACCGGGGCCTGA
- a CDS encoding TolC family outer membrane protein, which yields MMPFPSRLSRFTPHTLSLSTVLAIALAATPAQAVDLLTVTRDALTNNAALASARAEFQQVSEGRNIERGGLLPQVGVGASLTHNRSYSSQGQTTIIDSSSDTGGLDVYDRVGGDENFNAASVSLDASQALYDASRWALIERAEHQISQQALVLAAAEQQLLFDVATAYFEILRAADILEARQAQEAAISRQLEQAEERFEVGLTGITDVYEARATFDLARAQRIAAANALQVSFEALERLTDRRYATIDGLAEALPVEPPQPAVRDEWVEMAMNNSPMVRMAEAGILVARSNVDISRAGVRPVLEAFANYQFSDNDRSNVSGYNSDSQIGVRANLPVYTGGTTSAQIRQSTFGLEVSQYDFEAQRRDTTQQVRSLFTQVSNDVENVEARRLAIDSNRSALEATRSGYEVGTRNIVDVLNAEQNLFNAIADHAEARYDYVLGLLNLRQQSGTLDGEAVLGVNEWLSDERSVSLELPDEPERDPGMNIGERPRLAP from the coding sequence ATGATGCCATTCCCTTCCAGACTTTCCCGCTTCACTCCCCATACCCTTTCCCTGTCGACAGTCCTGGCGATTGCGCTTGCGGCGACGCCTGCCCAGGCGGTCGATCTGCTGACCGTGACCCGGGATGCCCTGACCAACAATGCCGCCCTGGCCTCGGCCCGCGCCGAGTTCCAGCAGGTCAGCGAGGGGCGCAACATCGAACGCGGCGGGTTGCTTCCCCAAGTGGGGGTGGGAGCGAGCCTGACCCACAACCGCAGTTACAGCAGCCAGGGACAGACAACGATCATCGATTCCTCCTCAGACACCGGCGGGCTCGATGTCTATGATCGCGTTGGCGGGGATGAAAACTTCAATGCCGCCAGCGTGAGCCTCGATGCAAGCCAGGCGCTCTACGATGCCAGTCGCTGGGCGTTGATCGAGCGTGCCGAGCACCAGATCAGTCAGCAGGCGCTGGTGCTGGCCGCCGCGGAGCAGCAGCTGCTGTTCGATGTCGCCACGGCCTATTTCGAGATTCTGCGTGCCGCCGATATCCTCGAGGCGCGCCAGGCCCAGGAGGCGGCCATCAGCCGTCAGCTCGAGCAAGCCGAGGAGCGTTTCGAAGTCGGTTTGACCGGCATAACCGATGTCTACGAGGCGCGCGCGACCTTCGACCTGGCACGTGCCCAGCGCATCGCTGCAGCCAATGCCCTGCAGGTCAGTTTCGAAGCGCTGGAGCGACTCACCGACCGCCGCTACGCCACTATCGATGGCCTGGCCGAGGCGCTTCCCGTCGAGCCTCCCCAGCCTGCCGTGCGCGACGAGTGGGTCGAGATGGCGATGAACAATAGCCCCATGGTCAGGATGGCCGAAGCCGGTATCCTGGTGGCGCGAAGCAATGTGGATATCTCGCGCGCAGGCGTAAGGCCGGTGCTGGAAGCGTTTGCCAACTATCAATTTTCGGATAACGACCGCAGCAACGTGAGCGGCTACAACTCCGACAGCCAGATCGGAGTGCGCGCCAATCTGCCGGTCTACACCGGCGGCACCACCAGTGCCCAGATTCGTCAGAGCACCTTCGGGCTCGAAGTCAGCCAGTACGATTTCGAGGCCCAGCGTCGCGATACCACCCAGCAGGTACGGTCGCTGTTCACCCAGGTCAGCAACGATGTGGAGAACGTCGAGGCGCGCCGCCTGGCCATCGATTCCAACCGCAGCGCGCTCGAGGCAACGCGCTCGGGCTATGAAGTGGGCACACGCAATATCGTCGACGTGCTCAATGCCGAACAGAACCTCTTCAATGCCATAGCCGACCATGCCGAGGCGCGTTACGACTATGTGCTTGGCCTGCTCAACCTGCGCCAGCAGTCGGGCACCCTCGACGGCGAAGCGGTGCTTGGGGTCAACGAGTGGCTGAGTGACGAGCGTTCGGTGTCGCTCGAGCTGCCCGATGAGCCCGAACGCGACCCGGGCATGAACATTGGCGAGCGACCACGCCTCGCCCCCTGA
- the rpoS gene encoding RNA polymerase sigma factor RpoS — translation MSMIEQDLQEVDLDTVDNVEQDDDTSNKDVQEFEKALSREENSYHHSLDATQIYLNEIGFSPLLTPEEEVHFGRLAQKGDPAGRARMIESNLRLVVKIARRYLNRGLSLLDLIEEGNLGLIRAVEKFDPERGFRFSTYATWWIRQTIERALMNQTRTIRLPIHVVKELNVYLRASRELTQKLDHEATAEEIADHLDKPVATVKKMLGLNERVSSVDYPVGGESDKPLIETLADDNDMGPESSLVDGDVKEHVDEWLAELTEKQVEVVIRRFGLRGHEAATLEEVGEEIGLTRERVRQIQVEALKKLRRTLEKQGLSLDTIFE, via the coding sequence ATGAGTATGATCGAACAGGATCTTCAGGAAGTTGATCTCGATACCGTCGACAACGTAGAGCAGGACGACGATACCAGCAACAAGGATGTGCAGGAGTTCGAAAAGGCACTCAGCCGCGAGGAAAATTCATACCACCACAGTCTCGATGCCACCCAGATATACCTCAATGAGATCGGCTTCTCGCCGCTGCTGACGCCAGAGGAGGAGGTCCATTTCGGACGCCTTGCCCAGAAGGGCGATCCGGCCGGTCGGGCGCGCATGATCGAATCCAACCTCAGGTTGGTGGTCAAGATCGCCCGGCGCTATCTCAATCGCGGACTCTCGCTTCTCGACCTGATCGAGGAGGGCAACCTAGGGTTGATTCGCGCCGTGGAGAAGTTCGATCCCGAGCGCGGTTTCCGCTTCTCGACCTATGCCACCTGGTGGATTCGCCAGACCATCGAGCGTGCGCTGATGAACCAGACACGCACCATTCGACTGCCGATCCATGTGGTCAAGGAGCTCAATGTCTATCTGCGCGCCTCCCGCGAACTGACCCAGAAGCTCGATCACGAGGCCACCGCCGAAGAGATCGCCGATCACCTCGACAAGCCCGTGGCCACGGTCAAGAAGATGCTCGGGCTCAACGAGCGGGTCTCTTCGGTGGACTACCCGGTGGGGGGTGAAAGCGACAAGCCGCTGATCGAGACATTGGCCGACGATAACGACATGGGGCCTGAATCGTCGCTGGTCGATGGCGACGTCAAGGAGCATGTCGACGAGTGGTTGGCCGAACTCACCGAGAAGCAGGTGGAGGTCGTGATTCGTCGCTTCGGGCTGCGTGGCCATGAAGCGGCCACGCTCGAGGAGGTGGGCGAGGAGATCGGTCTGACACGTGAACGCGTTCGCCAGATTCAGGTCGAGGCGCTCAAGAAACTGCGCCGTACCTTGGAGAAGCAGGGTCTGTCTCTAGACACCATCTTCGAGTAG